Proteins from a genomic interval of Paenibacillus sp. FSL R5-0623:
- a CDS encoding response regulator transcription factor produces MNKKVLVVDDESSIVSAIAYALRREGYEVETASDGEEALVKVASFHPQVMILDVMMPRLDGYGVCRRLEDREDIGIILLTVKNDIVDKIVGLEMGADDYMTKPFEIRELLARVKALMRRVEKSSPPPDDSKNQAIVNGTLRIHVAHRTVTVNEEKLDLTPKEFDLLTILMSNPERVYTRDDLLDRVWGMEYAGGTRTVDIHIQRLRKKIGDTDQQKLQTVYGIGYKASAPETGGAI; encoded by the coding sequence ATGAATAAAAAAGTGCTCGTGGTAGATGACGAATCAAGTATCGTCAGTGCCATTGCTTACGCGCTGCGGCGCGAAGGATATGAAGTAGAGACTGCGAGTGATGGCGAAGAGGCCTTGGTCAAGGTCGCATCGTTTCACCCACAGGTCATGATTCTGGACGTCATGATGCCCAGGCTCGATGGATACGGGGTATGCCGCAGGCTGGAGGACCGCGAGGATATCGGCATTATTTTGCTGACCGTCAAAAATGATATCGTGGACAAAATCGTTGGCCTGGAAATGGGCGCCGATGATTACATGACCAAACCGTTCGAGATCCGCGAACTGCTCGCAAGGGTAAAAGCACTCATGCGCCGTGTCGAGAAAAGCAGTCCACCACCTGACGATTCGAAGAATCAGGCCATCGTGAATGGCACACTGCGTATTCATGTTGCTCACCGCACGGTGACCGTGAATGAGGAGAAGCTGGATCTGACACCAAAAGAGTTCGATCTGCTGACCATTCTCATGTCCAATCCTGAGCGTGTGTACACACGAGACGATCTGCTGGACCGGGTCTGGGGCATGGAATATGCAGGTGGGACACGGACCGTGGACATTCACATCCAGCGTTTGCGCAAGAAAATCGGGGATACAGATCAGCAAAAATTGCAGACCGTATACGGGATTGGCTACAAAGCATCTGCACCTGAAACAGGCGGGGCCATATGA
- a CDS encoding sensor histidine kinase: protein MHGKKGHFNSLRNQIFIGFVMVMLVVLLLAGISAYDRVAALLKSNAEKHIHQTAVQASGRLDALIAQVNSLTAQVADDSYVQRLLSDEKQGNPATFNQRQALLQIAGSYQSFINGAQSMEIYTTGYNRIFPMDDRSLDLRVERNWINLADEGKGRLVWAGADPEDPGVLLAIRRINLLDHSFEHGGYVVVRMQRSFFQLNDSNGADGSQDSIMLLDGAGEVVTSDLEINLDPKAILDSGSVVQNGEESYIVVRQKSELTGWTLAVLTPLRETTEGVSILRTALLVSGMIGVVLFLIMSFFLSTMITRPLIRLMRAMRSAQPGAMRPNLMVSSTTEINELNDVYNQMVYRQNELTRVVHEKEVMQSRTELKALQSQINPHFLFNTLEAFYWSLEEKGDEEMARMVVAMSRLFRYIISSSQQDEWVTMADELEHAERYLQIMQMRLGERMQWEIQLSDTVRKVAIPKLLIQPLVENAILHGIESKLGPGKISIHVDALTEKNLVRIVVRDDGPGMDELRLQSVIHALHGGPAVSKKGTGVGLINVHRRLKLYFGSQLGEHCRLSITSKVGEGTVICFVIPMGNGGCI from the coding sequence TTGCACGGGAAAAAAGGACATTTTAACTCACTTCGCAATCAGATTTTCATTGGTTTTGTTATGGTGATGCTTGTTGTTCTATTGCTCGCAGGCATATCGGCCTATGATCGGGTAGCTGCTCTGCTGAAAAGCAATGCGGAGAAACATATTCACCAAACCGCCGTCCAGGCCAGTGGCAGATTGGATGCACTCATTGCACAAGTGAATTCGCTGACTGCCCAGGTGGCGGATGATTCATACGTGCAGCGTTTGCTCAGCGATGAGAAGCAAGGCAACCCGGCGACCTTTAATCAGCGTCAAGCCCTCTTGCAGATTGCAGGAAGTTATCAGTCTTTCATCAACGGAGCGCAAAGTATGGAGATATACACTACGGGTTATAACCGCATCTTTCCGATGGATGACCGATCCCTCGATCTCAGAGTGGAGCGCAACTGGATCAACCTGGCGGATGAAGGAAAAGGCAGACTGGTATGGGCAGGCGCTGACCCTGAAGATCCGGGTGTGCTCCTGGCTATTCGGCGGATTAACCTGCTGGATCATTCTTTCGAACATGGAGGTTATGTGGTGGTGCGGATGCAGCGCAGTTTTTTTCAACTCAATGATTCGAATGGGGCAGATGGTTCGCAGGACTCGATCATGCTCTTGGATGGGGCAGGCGAAGTGGTGACTTCCGATCTGGAAATTAATCTCGATCCCAAAGCTATATTGGACAGCGGATCAGTTGTGCAGAACGGGGAGGAATCCTATATCGTCGTCCGGCAAAAATCGGAGTTAACGGGATGGACACTTGCTGTCCTGACCCCGCTGCGAGAGACAACGGAAGGAGTATCCATCCTGAGAACGGCGTTGCTCGTCTCGGGAATGATTGGTGTGGTTCTATTCCTAATCATGTCCTTCTTTTTGTCCACAATGATTACACGTCCACTCATACGGCTGATGCGGGCCATGCGCAGTGCACAGCCGGGAGCAATGAGACCTAATCTAATGGTCAGCTCTACGACGGAGATCAATGAACTCAACGACGTATATAACCAGATGGTCTACAGGCAGAATGAATTGACCCGTGTGGTTCATGAGAAGGAAGTCATGCAGTCCCGGACTGAGCTGAAGGCGTTGCAGTCTCAGATTAATCCCCATTTTCTATTCAACACATTGGAGGCATTCTATTGGTCCCTTGAGGAAAAGGGAGACGAGGAGATGGCACGTATGGTTGTGGCGATGTCCCGATTATTTCGCTACATCATCTCCAGTTCGCAACAGGATGAATGGGTTACGATGGCGGACGAGCTGGAACACGCCGAGCGTTATCTTCAAATTATGCAGATGCGGTTGGGAGAGAGAATGCAATGGGAGATTCAGCTGAGTGATACGGTGCGTAAGGTCGCAATTCCGAAACTTCTTATACAGCCCTTGGTCGAAAATGCGATTCTTCATGGGATTGAAAGTAAACTGGGACCGGGAAAAATCAGTATCCATGTGGATGCTTTGACTGAGAAAAATCTGGTTCGCATTGTGGTTCGGGATGATGGTCCCGGTATGGATGAATTACGGCTTCAATCTGTCATTCATGCTTTACATGGCGGGCCGGCTGTGTCCAAGAAGGGGACAGGTGTAGGTCTAATCAACGTACATCGGCGACTGAAGCTTTACTTTGGCAGCCAACTTGGCGAACATTGCAGGCTTTCCATAACAAGTAAGGTGGGGGAAGGGACCGTCATTTGCTTTGTGATTCCCATGGGGAACGGAGGGTGCATATGA
- a CDS encoding carbohydrate ABC transporter permease, giving the protein MKTDTAVRLPTYPGTGRGSAWLRRFGYVLLYFLLSLVALLQILPLVWLLLFSLKNNQEVFDMAPFSLPATPRWENYVKVWTEGNISLYFFNSVWITVVSVVVTVLFASLVTFAITRMRWKGRSLVLGLFMVGLMIPVHSTLIPLFSLFLKLHLTDHPLSVILSYIAFNMPITIMILLGFYYALPREVEEAAVMDGCSVHRIFFRIVLPMTSSVISTTAIINMIYNWNEFIFVNTFISTDSYKTLTVGVQNFIGQYTTDWGAIGATLMISIMPILIAFLILSNRIVEGIAAGSVKG; this is encoded by the coding sequence ATGAAGACGGATACGGCCGTTAGATTGCCAACTTACCCGGGGACAGGCCGAGGTTCGGCGTGGTTAAGGAGATTCGGATATGTTCTGCTGTATTTCCTCTTGTCCCTGGTAGCTTTGCTGCAAATTTTACCCTTGGTATGGCTGCTGTTATTCTCGCTTAAAAATAATCAGGAAGTATTCGACATGGCGCCTTTTTCCCTTCCTGCTACCCCGCGTTGGGAAAACTATGTCAAGGTATGGACAGAGGGAAATATCAGCTTGTACTTCTTCAACAGTGTATGGATTACCGTGGTCTCGGTGGTGGTCACCGTGCTGTTTGCCAGTCTGGTGACCTTTGCCATTACACGTATGCGCTGGAAGGGTCGTTCGCTGGTGCTGGGGCTTTTCATGGTGGGTCTGATGATCCCTGTACACTCCACGTTGATTCCGCTGTTCAGCTTGTTCCTGAAGCTTCATCTCACCGATCATCCTTTGTCAGTCATCTTGTCTTATATTGCTTTTAATATGCCAATTACCATTATGATTCTACTCGGATTCTACTACGCGCTTCCCCGGGAAGTGGAAGAAGCGGCAGTGATGGATGGCTGCTCCGTGCATCGGATTTTCTTCCGGATTGTGCTGCCGATGACGTCTTCCGTCATTTCCACAACGGCAATCATCAACATGATCTATAACTGGAATGAGTTCATCTTTGTTAATACGTTCATCAGTACGGATTCATACAAGACCCTGACCGTGGGGGTACAGAACTTTATCGGTCAATATACAACGGATTGGGGAGCCATTGGTGCCACGCTGATGATTAGCATTATGCCGATCCTGATTGCTTTTCTCATCCTGAGTAATCGAATCGTGGAGGGCATTGCTGCGGGTTCTGTTAAAGGTTAA
- a CDS encoding HAMP domain-containing sensor histidine kinase: protein MRVSIKLKFSVFLAALLILTVVVLSSLVLRGIERNQQSQIEGILSQQTRLVNLNVRQSYYTESVHLEQDVFLQQNGRRLAQELANSTGLPIALYDMKGQQVGSSISSGESAIVQDTLNYALQNKIAYHEQGDTLLYAAPLDGPDGQMGAVWMQYPVQSYHEFYTRILQLFIWAGITVVALSFILGYLFYNRFAVAITRLKRSADSIREGHYITESPLKRKDELGELGQGIYYMSTSIQQNITAMHAEQQKLQLAIEKLQALEQQQKQYIGNISHEFKTPLTSIKAYVELLDMYKDDPQLLDDATSNIGKETERLYEMVEKVLHLSALEKYDFENQAEDVEVSALLEDACGRMRGKAEKFALNMELDLEPAVIRSDRESLMHIFINMLDNAIKYNVPDGVIRVKNELRMQERQAVIRIYNSGMPIPGEAREKIFEPFYTVNKDRARKTGGTGLGLSLVKQFVEKQGGTITLLSGDPEDGEGVTFQLMFPLADSSLQVRNKSE from the coding sequence ATGAGAGTCAGCATCAAGCTGAAGTTCAGTGTTTTTCTGGCAGCATTGCTTATCCTGACCGTAGTTGTGCTTAGTTCACTGGTTCTGCGCGGTATTGAACGCAATCAGCAGTCACAGATTGAGGGTATTCTATCACAGCAGACACGGCTGGTGAATCTGAATGTGCGACAGTCCTACTACACGGAGTCCGTTCATCTTGAACAGGACGTTTTTTTACAACAAAACGGCCGCAGGCTTGCACAGGAACTGGCCAACTCTACCGGATTGCCGATAGCGCTCTATGATATGAAAGGCCAGCAAGTTGGCTCATCGATCAGTTCCGGGGAGAGTGCGATTGTTCAGGATACGCTCAACTATGCACTGCAAAATAAAATTGCCTATCATGAACAAGGGGATACCTTGCTCTATGCCGCACCACTGGACGGTCCGGATGGACAGATGGGGGCTGTATGGATGCAATATCCGGTCCAAAGCTACCATGAATTCTATACTCGCATCCTTCAATTGTTCATATGGGCAGGAATTACCGTTGTTGCGCTGAGCTTCATATTAGGTTATTTGTTCTACAATCGGTTTGCCGTTGCGATTACCCGACTGAAGAGGTCCGCAGATTCCATTCGCGAAGGGCACTACATTACGGAGTCTCCTTTAAAGCGTAAGGATGAGTTGGGGGAGCTGGGGCAGGGCATTTATTATATGAGTACATCCATTCAACAAAATATCACAGCCATGCATGCGGAGCAGCAGAAGCTGCAACTGGCGATTGAGAAACTTCAGGCGCTGGAACAGCAGCAGAAACAATATATCGGTAACATTAGCCATGAGTTCAAGACACCGCTGACATCGATCAAAGCTTATGTGGAGCTGCTCGACATGTATAAGGATGATCCGCAACTGCTTGATGATGCTACGAGTAACATTGGCAAAGAAACGGAGCGGCTGTACGAGATGGTCGAGAAAGTACTACATTTATCTGCTCTGGAGAAGTATGACTTCGAGAACCAGGCCGAAGATGTAGAGGTCAGCGCTCTGCTGGAGGATGCCTGTGGCCGGATGCGTGGGAAAGCGGAGAAGTTTGCGCTGAACATGGAACTGGATCTTGAACCGGCGGTGATCCGCAGCGATCGGGAGAGTCTTATGCATATTTTCATCAATATGCTGGATAATGCCATCAAATATAACGTTCCGGATGGTGTGATCCGGGTGAAGAATGAACTACGGATGCAGGAGCGTCAAGCGGTCATTCGCATCTACAACTCGGGTATGCCGATTCCGGGAGAGGCGCGGGAGAAGATTTTTGAACCCTTTTATACCGTGAACAAAGACAGAGCCAGAAAAACCGGTGGAACCGGACTGGGGCTATCTCTCGTGAAACAGTTTGTTGAAAAACAGGGCGGTACAATCACCCTGCTGTCGGGTGATCCAGAAGATGGGGAAGGTGTGACGTTCCAGCTCATGTTCCCTTTGGCTGATTCAAGTTTACAAGTTCGAAACAAGTCTGAATAA
- a CDS encoding sugar ABC transporter permease, translating to MDKVMSNRLVAALYVLPALLLLLVLVYIPIVLTGYYGLMQWDGIGAMTFIGLDNYARLLQDGTFWQSANHTFLLALFSALSLIGYLMIALVLSGKIKGANLFRKIYLIPMLLSSVAIAQLWLKIYHPSNGVLNTFLEAIGFSNPPAWLAEPSLVLYALFVPILWQYAGFYILIYYAALKNIPESLVEAARIDGASPWQIAFRIKLPLITEVIKVTVVLAVVGSLKYFDLIYVMTDGGPNGSSEVMASYMYRQAFRSFDFGYGSAVGFFLLLICLLVTWLLRKATASKDTIQYS from the coding sequence ATGGACAAAGTCATGTCCAACCGTCTCGTTGCTGCGTTGTACGTGCTTCCTGCACTGCTTCTGCTGCTGGTCTTGGTCTACATCCCGATCGTGCTCACCGGGTATTATGGGTTGATGCAATGGGACGGGATCGGTGCAATGACCTTTATTGGATTGGATAATTACGCCAGACTGCTTCAAGACGGGACATTCTGGCAGAGTGCGAACCATACTTTTTTGCTTGCTTTGTTCTCTGCGCTGAGTCTGATCGGTTATCTGATGATTGCTCTAGTGCTGTCAGGCAAGATCAAGGGGGCCAATCTGTTCCGCAAAATATATTTGATCCCGATGCTGCTGTCTTCGGTCGCGATCGCTCAGTTATGGCTGAAGATCTATCATCCCAGCAATGGTGTGCTGAACACCTTTCTGGAAGCGATCGGCTTCAGCAATCCGCCAGCCTGGCTGGCGGAGCCATCCCTGGTGTTGTATGCACTGTTCGTGCCGATTCTATGGCAGTATGCAGGCTTCTATATTTTGATCTATTATGCGGCCCTCAAAAATATTCCGGAATCTCTGGTGGAAGCAGCCCGGATTGATGGGGCAAGTCCTTGGCAGATCGCTTTTCGAATCAAGCTGCCCCTTATTACAGAAGTCATCAAGGTGACTGTGGTACTGGCTGTGGTGGGCTCACTCAAGTATTTTGACCTCATTTACGTGATGACCGATGGCGGACCAAATGGCTCCAGCGAAGTGATGGCCTCCTATATGTATCGTCAGGCGTTCCGTAGCTTCGACTTTGGTTACGGCAGTGCTGTAGGGTTCTTCCTGCTCTTGATCTGTCTGCTTGTTACCTGGCTGCTTCGTAAAGCGACAGCATCCAAAGATACGATCCAGTATTCCTGA
- a CDS encoding AraC family transcriptional regulator encodes MIQQSLFYIETHLHEQIGLEEVASEALLSPYHYHRIFRNEVGMTVVDYIRNRRMSLASTVLRTTDVGILDIALACGFESQEAFTRAFRKLYGMPPGRFRKLFDLKLFEGRTRGGELQMSQTSTITGWMLTGSHPQNYEMGIDPAEVHQGKASGYLKAVTPMEPNEFATMMQQFRADKYVGKRMKLSGFVKTEHVDAFCGLWMRVDNNVHDVLQFDNMHDRPITGTQPWNQYSIVLDVPEGSAVISFGVILNGKGKVWVDSFRFEEVDLNTPLTHMETEYEMSDEPLNLSFEE; translated from the coding sequence ATGATTCAGCAAAGTTTGTTCTATATTGAGACTCATCTGCATGAGCAGATTGGACTGGAAGAAGTGGCATCCGAGGCGTTGTTGTCGCCATATCACTACCATCGAATTTTCCGTAATGAGGTGGGCATGACCGTCGTGGATTATATCCGCAACCGCCGGATGAGTCTGGCGTCCACGGTCCTGCGAACCACGGATGTGGGCATTTTGGACATCGCCCTGGCATGTGGTTTTGAGAGTCAGGAAGCCTTCACCCGCGCATTCCGCAAATTATATGGCATGCCACCAGGACGTTTTCGCAAATTGTTCGATCTGAAATTATTCGAAGGAAGAACCAGAGGAGGAGAATTACAGATGAGTCAGACGTCAACGATTACAGGCTGGATGTTAACCGGAAGTCATCCGCAAAATTATGAGATGGGCATTGATCCTGCCGAAGTGCATCAGGGAAAAGCATCAGGATATTTGAAGGCCGTTACGCCGATGGAGCCTAACGAGTTCGCAACAATGATGCAACAGTTCAGAGCGGACAAGTATGTGGGTAAGCGGATGAAGTTATCGGGATTCGTGAAGACCGAGCATGTGGATGCGTTCTGCGGATTATGGATGCGTGTGGATAATAACGTCCATGATGTACTCCAATTTGATAACATGCATGATCGGCCAATTACGGGTACGCAGCCATGGAATCAGTATAGTATTGTGCTTGATGTGCCGGAGGGCAGCGCGGTCATTTCTTTCGGGGTTATTTTGAACGGTAAAGGAAAAGTGTGGGTTGACAGCTTCCGCTTCGAGGAGGTTGATCTGAACACACCGCTGACACATATGGAGACAGAATACGAGATGTCCGACGAGCCGCTCAATCTGTCATTTGAGGAGTAG
- a CDS encoding MATE family efflux transporter, giving the protein MTAISSTKESLRSDAKDLNLIRLTWPIFLELFLFMLMGSVDTLMLSSVSDNAVSGVGAANQIISIAILVLEVIGHGAAIVVAQYIGSKKLSEAAQVTGNAITLNLIVGLVLSGIFLLFGGHLLSLLNIQGEIYDFARSYINIVGGGIFLQALINALAATIRTHGYTKETMYVAVFMNVIHVVGNYALIFGHFGLPKLGVEGAAISTVGSRFICLLIFFWLLYRVSEVRVDFEYYIKLSKHFIGKILRIGIPSAMESMVYHSCQLVFTLYVTYLGAEAMATKQYAGNISSYIYLFSMAIGMGTSIIVGRLVGARRKDDAYKRVFDSVKWALLATVIIDVIIIFFRVPLMSIFTDNPEIIKLGAQVILLSLLLETGRTCNIVIIGSLRAAGDAKFPVYMGLISMVCMSLPLGYLLIFKLHLGLAGVWLAIAADEWTRAVIMYFRWKSRAWEKHELVEHDDEEVGAQPVPAV; this is encoded by the coding sequence ATGACAGCAATATCCTCAACCAAAGAGTCCCTTCGTTCTGATGCCAAGGATCTGAATCTGATTCGACTTACATGGCCTATTTTCCTGGAACTCTTCTTATTTATGTTGATGGGGAGCGTGGATACGCTCATGCTCAGCTCGGTATCCGATAATGCGGTCTCCGGCGTTGGAGCAGCCAATCAGATTATTTCTATCGCTATCCTTGTATTGGAAGTCATTGGTCATGGTGCTGCGATTGTAGTCGCACAATATATCGGATCGAAGAAGTTAAGTGAAGCAGCACAAGTTACGGGTAATGCGATCACACTGAATCTTATTGTAGGTCTGGTCCTGAGCGGAATCTTCCTTCTGTTCGGAGGACATTTGTTATCACTCCTGAACATTCAAGGCGAAATTTATGATTTTGCCCGTTCGTATATAAATATCGTCGGTGGCGGTATCTTCCTTCAGGCACTCATTAACGCGCTGGCTGCGACGATTCGTACACATGGTTACACCAAAGAAACGATGTATGTTGCTGTATTCATGAACGTGATTCACGTTGTTGGTAACTATGCATTGATCTTTGGACACTTCGGCCTGCCGAAGCTTGGGGTGGAAGGGGCAGCGATCTCCACGGTGGGAAGCCGGTTTATCTGCCTTCTGATCTTCTTCTGGTTGTTGTATCGTGTGAGCGAGGTACGGGTGGATTTTGAATACTACATTAAGTTGTCCAAACATTTTATTGGCAAAATTCTGCGGATTGGCATTCCGTCTGCGATGGAATCCATGGTATATCATTCCTGCCAGCTCGTGTTCACGCTGTATGTGACCTATCTGGGTGCAGAAGCTATGGCAACCAAACAGTATGCGGGTAACATCTCCAGCTATATCTACTTGTTCAGCATGGCGATTGGTATGGGGACATCGATCATTGTAGGTCGGCTTGTGGGTGCGCGGCGCAAAGACGATGCGTACAAACGTGTTTTTGACAGTGTAAAATGGGCCCTTCTGGCCACGGTTATCATTGATGTAATCATCATTTTTTTCCGTGTACCGCTGATGAGCATATTTACGGATAATCCGGAAATTATCAAGCTGGGGGCTCAAGTGATTCTACTCAGTCTGTTGCTCGAAACCGGACGTACCTGCAATATTGTGATCATTGGTTCCCTGCGTGCGGCAGGGGATGCAAAGTTCCCGGTATACATGGGTCTGATCTCCATGGTCTGCATGAGTCTGCCACTCGGATATCTGCTCATATTCAAGCTTCATCTGGGGCTCGCTGGTGTGTGGCTTGCCATTGCGGCGGATGAGTGGACCCGCGCGGTCATTATGTACTTCCGCTGGAAGAGTAGAGCTTGGGAGAAACATGAACTAGTGGAGCATGATGACGAAGAGGTTGGTGCACAGCCGGTACCGGCTGTCTGA
- a CDS encoding extracellular solute-binding protein encodes MSKKTMAILLSWTLVLAVILSGCNSSSSDEEGEAGSNGTDGKVTLKFMHLWPAGSSAQQNKLVNDIIKQYQTDHPNVTIKQEVLENEQYKNKLKILSASNELPDVGVTWAAGFLEPYVKGNLFAPVDDLLSDSLGEKFIAGTTEAYAIDGKTYALPIELNISPIYYNKAIFAKYNLQPPATYDEFLSVLKTLTENGEVPIALGNKDRWTGSLWYMYLANRLGGDALEKAINGSGKFDDPALTQAAAEVQKLVDMNAFNKGFNGLSNDEGKSEFMNEKAAMYLMGTWELPNFTTNPDIPQEFKDKIGFFKFPTMEDGKSDINSWVGGPGVGLFVAQNSKVKEEAAKFVQYFVEKWGESSVTEAGVIPATKVDTAAVQLPQLYIDLLNELNQASSLTLFADVQMKPAAAQAHLDMIQALFGKAVTPEDFVKNHQAAIDKGN; translated from the coding sequence ATGAGCAAAAAGACGATGGCCATTCTTCTGTCATGGACGCTGGTTCTCGCCGTAATTTTATCCGGATGTAACAGTTCAAGTTCGGATGAAGAGGGTGAGGCGGGCAGCAACGGAACAGATGGGAAAGTAACCCTCAAATTCATGCACCTCTGGCCAGCAGGCAGTTCCGCACAGCAAAACAAACTGGTCAACGATATCATCAAGCAGTATCAGACGGATCATCCGAATGTAACCATTAAGCAGGAAGTGCTGGAGAATGAACAATATAAGAACAAATTGAAAATTCTGTCGGCATCCAATGAACTTCCCGATGTTGGTGTAACTTGGGCTGCTGGATTTCTGGAGCCTTATGTGAAGGGAAACCTGTTCGCGCCGGTCGATGATCTGCTGAGCGACTCGCTGGGCGAGAAATTCATAGCCGGAACAACAGAAGCTTATGCGATAGACGGTAAAACATATGCGCTACCAATCGAGTTGAATATCTCCCCCATTTATTATAACAAAGCCATTTTTGCGAAATATAACTTGCAGCCGCCAGCAACGTACGATGAATTCCTGAGTGTGCTAAAGACACTGACAGAGAACGGTGAGGTTCCGATCGCACTGGGCAATAAAGACCGCTGGACGGGCTCGCTCTGGTATATGTATCTGGCGAATCGGTTAGGTGGAGATGCATTGGAAAAGGCCATCAATGGCTCTGGCAAGTTTGACGATCCTGCGCTGACTCAAGCTGCTGCCGAGGTACAAAAGCTGGTGGATATGAATGCTTTCAACAAAGGCTTCAACGGGTTGTCTAACGATGAGGGAAAATCCGAATTCATGAACGAAAAAGCTGCCATGTACCTGATGGGTACCTGGGAACTGCCAAACTTCACGACCAACCCGGACATCCCGCAGGAATTCAAGGACAAGATCGGATTTTTCAAATTCCCAACAATGGAAGATGGCAAGAGCGACATTAACAGCTGGGTAGGTGGTCCAGGCGTAGGACTGTTCGTGGCCCAGAACTCCAAAGTGAAGGAAGAAGCGGCGAAGTTCGTGCAATACTTTGTAGAAAAATGGGGTGAAAGTTCGGTAACTGAAGCAGGTGTCATCCCGGCTACCAAAGTAGATACAGCTGCAGTACAGCTGCCACAGCTCTACATCGACCTGCTGAACGAATTGAATCAGGCCAGCAGTCTCACGCTTTTTGCAGACGTACAGATGAAACCGGCAGCCGCTCAGGCACATCTGGACATGATTCAGGCGTTATTTGGCAAAGCGGTAACACCGGAGGACTTTGTGAAGAATCATCAGGCTGCAATTGATAAAGGCAATTGA
- a CDS encoding response regulator, with the protein MIHDKTILIVDDEPRTREGIRKTLEGWSAGRNHIQTAESGVEAVEWLKKKPADLLITDVRMPEFSGLSLIEAIQHFSNKPVVLIMSGHADFQYAQQAMKLGVVEYMLKPIDKEQLLQTVEKALKFSEQQRRIQTMQDMVDPKLLDVKERGEQRLNSQISEALTYVDTHLGEHVTMREIADLLHLNSSYFSVLFKEQIGINFSEYLTRKRIQRAKELLVQTTMPISEIAEQVGYQTDKYFITVFKSLEGLSPSKYRHSLSERDNK; encoded by the coding sequence ATGATTCATGACAAAACGATTCTTATCGTTGATGATGAGCCGCGTACAAGAGAGGGTATTCGCAAAACACTGGAAGGATGGTCGGCAGGACGAAATCACATTCAGACTGCAGAAAGTGGTGTCGAGGCTGTGGAATGGCTCAAGAAAAAACCGGCAGATCTGTTGATAACGGATGTTCGCATGCCGGAATTCTCTGGCTTGTCTCTGATTGAAGCCATTCAACATTTTTCGAACAAGCCTGTAGTCCTGATTATGTCGGGACATGCCGATTTTCAATACGCCCAGCAGGCCATGAAGTTGGGTGTTGTGGAGTATATGTTGAAACCGATTGATAAGGAACAATTACTGCAGACCGTCGAAAAAGCTCTAAAGTTCAGCGAACAACAGCGACGTATTCAAACGATGCAAGATATGGTTGACCCCAAGCTGCTGGATGTTAAGGAGCGAGGGGAACAAAGGCTCAATAGCCAGATCAGTGAAGCTTTGACCTATGTGGATACTCATCTGGGTGAACATGTGACCATGCGAGAAATCGCTGATTTACTCCATCTCAACTCCAGTTACTTCAGCGTATTGTTTAAGGAACAGATCGGCATCAATTTTAGTGAATACCTTACTCGCAAACGCATTCAACGCGCGAAGGAGTTGCTTGTGCAGACAACGATGCCAATCTCGGAGATTGCGGAACAGGTGGGTTATCAGACGGATAAGTATTTTATAACGGTATTTAAAAGCCTTGAGGGGCTAAGTCCAAGCAAATATCGGCATTCCCTATCTGAACGAGATAACAAATAA